A stretch of Anolis sagrei isolate rAnoSag1 chromosome X, rAnoSag1.mat, whole genome shotgun sequence DNA encodes these proteins:
- the LOC132780259 gene encoding sulfotransferase 2A1-like isoform X1 → MRLAGKHILSMSESDITYFTHKGILFTPVGTSVEILNYVENEFQLFDDDIVTVTYPKSGTNWMLEILGLIQHGGDPSWVRSTPVWDRCPWIEVHDCHQKALKDLPPRLLTSHLPFQLFPKSFIHSKAKIIYVLRNPKDVLVSSYHFSKIFKGFEDPGATEEFLEKFLRGNVAYGSWFDHVRGWMELKDRPNFFLFTYEDLQKNLRGNVEKLSQILGKNLNSQQINAVVENASFHKMKDNNMSNFTQTPLFDQSTGRFMRKGISGDWKNHLTVAQNEYFDRVYQEKMQDIKTTLQWE, encoded by the exons ATGAGACTGGCTGGCAAACACATTCTGAG CATGTCTGAATCAGATATAACATATTTCACTCATAAGGGGATCTTGTTCACCCCTGTGGGAACTTCAGTGGAAATACTGAATTATGTGGAAAATGAATTCCAGTTGTTCGATGATGATATTGTGACTGTCACATATCCAAAGTCAG GTACCAACTGGATGCTGGAGATCTTGGGTTTGATCCAACATGGTGGGGATCCATCATGGGTTCGCAGTACCCCAGTATGGGATCGATGCCCATGGATTGAGGTCCATGACTGCCACCAAAAAGCCTTGAAAGACCTTCCACCCAGGCTTCTCACTTCTCACCTGCCATTCCAGCTGTTCCCTAAATCTTTTATTCACTCCAAGGCCAag ATTATCTATGTCTTGCGTAACCCTAAAGATGTGCTAGTTTCAAGTTACCACTTTTCCAAGATCTTTAAAGGATTCGAGGATCCTGGGGCTACAGAAGAATTCTTGGAAAAATTCCTGAGAGGGAATG TTGCATATGGTTCCTGGTTTGACCATGTGAGAGGCTGGATGGAGTTGAAAGACAGACCAAACTTCTTCTTGTTCACCTATGAAGACCTACAAAAG AATCTACGGGGCAATGTGGAGAAGCTCTCTCAGATCCTTGGAAAGAACCTGAACAGCCAGCAGATAAACGCTGTGGTAGAAAATGCCTCTTTCCATAAGATGAAGGATAACAACATGTCCAACTTCACTCAGACACCACTTTTCGATCAGAGCACAGGAAGGTTCATGAGGAAAG GGATCTCTGGTGACTGGAAGAATCACCTGACGGTGGCCCAGAATGAATACTTTGACCGTGtgtatcaggagaaaatgcaggaCATAAAAACAACCCTACAATGGGAGTGA
- the LOC132780259 gene encoding sulfotransferase 2A1-like isoform X2, producing MSESDITYFTHKGILFTPVGTSVEILNYVENEFQLFDDDIVTVTYPKSGTNWMLEILGLIQHGGDPSWVRSTPVWDRCPWIEVHDCHQKALKDLPPRLLTSHLPFQLFPKSFIHSKAKIIYVLRNPKDVLVSSYHFSKIFKGFEDPGATEEFLEKFLRGNVAYGSWFDHVRGWMELKDRPNFFLFTYEDLQKNLRGNVEKLSQILGKNLNSQQINAVVENASFHKMKDNNMSNFTQTPLFDQSTGRFMRKGISGDWKNHLTVAQNEYFDRVYQEKMQDIKTTLQWE from the exons ATGTCTGAATCAGATATAACATATTTCACTCATAAGGGGATCTTGTTCACCCCTGTGGGAACTTCAGTGGAAATACTGAATTATGTGGAAAATGAATTCCAGTTGTTCGATGATGATATTGTGACTGTCACATATCCAAAGTCAG GTACCAACTGGATGCTGGAGATCTTGGGTTTGATCCAACATGGTGGGGATCCATCATGGGTTCGCAGTACCCCAGTATGGGATCGATGCCCATGGATTGAGGTCCATGACTGCCACCAAAAAGCCTTGAAAGACCTTCCACCCAGGCTTCTCACTTCTCACCTGCCATTCCAGCTGTTCCCTAAATCTTTTATTCACTCCAAGGCCAag ATTATCTATGTCTTGCGTAACCCTAAAGATGTGCTAGTTTCAAGTTACCACTTTTCCAAGATCTTTAAAGGATTCGAGGATCCTGGGGCTACAGAAGAATTCTTGGAAAAATTCCTGAGAGGGAATG TTGCATATGGTTCCTGGTTTGACCATGTGAGAGGCTGGATGGAGTTGAAAGACAGACCAAACTTCTTCTTGTTCACCTATGAAGACCTACAAAAG AATCTACGGGGCAATGTGGAGAAGCTCTCTCAGATCCTTGGAAAGAACCTGAACAGCCAGCAGATAAACGCTGTGGTAGAAAATGCCTCTTTCCATAAGATGAAGGATAACAACATGTCCAACTTCACTCAGACACCACTTTTCGATCAGAGCACAGGAAGGTTCATGAGGAAAG GGATCTCTGGTGACTGGAAGAATCACCTGACGGTGGCCCAGAATGAATACTTTGACCGTGtgtatcaggagaaaatgcaggaCATAAAAACAACCCTACAATGGGAGTGA